Proteins encoded by one window of Bacteroidia bacterium:
- a CDS encoding UvrD-helicase domain-containing protein — MGNLKIYQSSAGSGKTYTLVKEYLLLVLKSPTALKGTLAVTFTNAATGEMKERLILALWQLATGRNEKLKSDLSSSLGASFNIERAAAKVLNYAIHHYADISIKTIDSFFLNIARSIAYESRLPGRYEVDLNIEPAIDFMVQHTLLAAGTDADITKWLIDFALHRVENMKSWNMQGDLRNIAKEIFKDHLKVNFETDVLADTEGVNEVKSLNAAIWNQLSGMANKFLQIADSVGAEPRDFYYGNGGFYSLIVKISKKTHPKDCEIGMRTWQILERGNVFADRASDFLIQDESLNTELLSLVQQIVDFYTTNIEKLLSTEIVAANIYQAVILKYLFRQLKVYRKDHQILLMSDVGKILNTIIGSNDTPFIYEKVGNKYRNYLIDEFQDTSQVHWRNLVPLLINSLSEQNQILTVGDGKQSIYRWRGGDMNLLLNEVEGTLKKHANSTDVFRLDSNYRSSVSVVEFNNAFFSAISEIISADSQQSQLLKTAYMSDAVHQITKRSDENGFVSIKLYSDSEEYPELNYPEYFKPTDKVIASHTLSYIQSQIKKGYSPGDIALLVRTNDKGNRLADFLVLNGFKNINSRDSLLICHAPQIRFLINCLRLNVDNSNQVAEKHILYFVSKHLQMETDVIEATIEKHVKHVKLYSLTEFCAQVINKFVLNKQPDAYLQRFEDLIFEKSSKGINTASEFLDWWDVESNQSKISVQTPADENAITIITIHKSKGLQFPIVIIPYADWEMDSNKGLIWIRSEIPPFDKLGAFPVKPSKSLLKTYFCQNYIQENREKVLEEVNTLYVACTRAEDKLFILISESGNESQQGFNKVNKVIKSVIANSEVVSSALTKASDSVYTLGVDSEYKRKQKKLTDTPDSFINMELANYHVNVNRISTGFKIKKFAEQSKSRLIGIKVHELLADFHSEEDLEVIENHLNNLQLPNDEKSKLLSGVTDTCKFFSEKKWVSPHFKIYNEHEMADSEGNILRPDRLMIEGDRAVVVDYKTGAIEAIHIQQLANYKEVLQDAGFSDVKTFLYYLEKKELVEA; from the coding sequence TTGGGTAATCTGAAAATATATCAATCATCAGCAGGGTCGGGAAAGACCTATACACTTGTTAAAGAATATTTGTTGTTGGTATTAAAATCACCCACTGCTTTAAAAGGAACGCTTGCTGTTACTTTTACCAACGCAGCAACCGGTGAAATGAAGGAAAGGCTAATCCTAGCTTTATGGCAATTAGCAACCGGTAGAAATGAAAAACTTAAATCTGATTTGTCCTCTTCTCTTGGGGCGTCATTTAATATTGAACGAGCAGCAGCAAAGGTGTTAAATTATGCTATTCATCATTATGCTGATATTTCTATTAAAACAATAGATAGTTTTTTTCTGAATATTGCCCGGTCTATTGCTTATGAATCACGGTTGCCTGGTAGATATGAAGTTGATTTAAATATAGAACCTGCCATAGATTTTATGGTTCAGCATACATTACTCGCTGCCGGTACAGATGCTGATATTACCAAGTGGCTTATTGATTTTGCGCTGCATAGAGTGGAGAATATGAAGAGTTGGAACATGCAGGGTGATCTAAGGAACATTGCAAAAGAAATTTTTAAAGATCATCTTAAGGTTAATTTTGAAACAGATGTTCTTGCCGATACTGAAGGAGTTAATGAAGTGAAGAGTTTGAATGCTGCAATCTGGAACCAATTGTCAGGAATGGCAAATAAGTTTTTGCAGATAGCAGATTCAGTAGGAGCAGAGCCAAGAGATTTTTACTACGGTAACGGTGGTTTTTATTCTTTAATAGTAAAGATTTCAAAAAAGACTCATCCAAAAGATTGTGAAATTGGCATGCGTACTTGGCAGATTCTTGAACGTGGAAATGTGTTTGCAGATAGAGCAAGTGATTTTCTTATACAGGATGAAAGCCTGAATACTGAATTGTTGTCTTTAGTACAACAAATAGTTGACTTTTATACAACAAATATTGAAAAATTATTATCTACTGAAATTGTTGCTGCAAACATTTATCAGGCGGTAATTCTCAAATATCTGTTCCGTCAATTGAAGGTATATCGCAAGGATCATCAGATTCTGCTCATGAGTGATGTGGGTAAAATTTTAAACACCATTATCGGAAGCAATGACACCCCGTTCATTTATGAAAAGGTGGGAAATAAATACAGAAATTATTTGATTGATGAATTTCAGGATACATCACAAGTGCATTGGAGAAATTTAGTGCCTTTGCTTATCAACAGTTTGTCTGAGCAAAATCAGATACTTACTGTTGGTGATGGAAAACAATCAATTTATCGTTGGCGGGGAGGAGATATGAATCTACTTCTAAATGAGGTTGAAGGCACGTTAAAGAAACATGCAAATAGTACAGATGTGTTCAGGCTGGATTCCAACTACCGTTCTTCTGTTTCGGTAGTTGAATTTAATAATGCCTTTTTTAGTGCAATAAGTGAAATTATTTCTGCAGATTCGCAACAATCACAATTGCTGAAGACTGCATATATGTCAGATGCAGTACATCAGATTACAAAGCGAAGTGATGAAAATGGTTTTGTCTCAATTAAACTTTACTCTGATAGCGAAGAGTATCCTGAGCTAAATTATCCTGAATATTTTAAACCAACTGATAAAGTGATTGCTTCTCATACACTAAGCTACATACAAAGTCAGATTAAAAAAGGATATAGTCCCGGAGATATTGCATTGCTCGTCAGAACTAATGATAAAGGAAATAGGTTGGCAGACTTTTTAGTTTTAAATGGTTTTAAGAATATCAACTCACGTGACTCACTACTGATTTGTCATGCGCCTCAAATCAGATTCCTGATAAATTGCCTAAGACTCAATGTTGACAACAGCAATCAGGTAGCAGAAAAGCATATTTTGTATTTTGTGTCGAAACATCTGCAAATGGAAACAGATGTTATTGAAGCTACTATCGAAAAGCACGTTAAGCATGTTAAACTTTACTCGCTTACAGAATTTTGTGCACAGGTAATAAATAAATTTGTGTTGAATAAACAACCGGATGCATACCTCCAACGTTTTGAAGATTTGATTTTTGAAAAATCAAGTAAAGGAATAAATACTGCTTCTGAATTTCTTGATTGGTGGGATGTTGAATCCAATCAAAGTAAAATTTCAGTACAAACACCTGCAGATGAAAACGCTATTACCATTATCACCATTCATAAATCTAAAGGACTGCAGTTTCCGATAGTAATCATTCCCTATGCTGATTGGGAAATGGATAGCAATAAAGGTTTGATTTGGATCAGAAGTGAAATTCCACCATTCGATAAGTTAGGAGCATTTCCTGTCAAGCCTTCAAAAAGTTTATTGAAAACATACTTCTGTCAAAATTATATTCAAGAGAATCGTGAGAAAGTGCTGGAAGAAGTGAATACACTATATGTGGCATGTACCAGGGCAGAAGATAAGTTGTTTATTTTAATTTCTGAAAGTGGAAATGAGAGCCAACAAGGTTTTAATAAAGTTAATAAAGTAATAAAGTCTGTAATCGCTAATTCGGAAGTTGTAAGTTCAGCTTTAACAAAAGCAAGTGATTCTGTTTATACCTTGGGAGTTGACTCTGAGTACAAGCGTAAGCAAAAAAAATTAACGGACACGCCAGATAGTTTCATTAATATGGAACTGGCAAACTATCATGTGAATGTAAACAGGATAAGTACAGGATTTAAAATTAAAAAATTTGCTGAGCAAAGTAAAAGCCGGTTAATTGGAATTAAAGTTCATGAGCTGTTGGCTGATTTTCATAGCGAAGAAGATTTGGAAGTAATAGAAAATCATTTAAATAATCTTCAATTACCGAATGACGAAAAGAGCAAGTTGTTGAGTGGCGTAACGGATACGTGTAAGTTTTTCTCAGAGAAAAAATGGGTTAGTCCTCATTTTAAAATTTATAATGAGCATGAAATGGCAGATTCGGAGGGAAATATTTTAAGGCCTGACAGACTTATGATTGAAGGTGATAGGGCAGTGGTGGTAGATTATAAAACGGGAGCAATTGAAGCTATTCATATTCAACAGTTAGCTAATTATAAAGAAGTTTTACAAGACGCAGGTTTTAGTGATGTTAAGACCTTTTTATATTATTTGGAAAAGAAGGAGTTGGTGGAGGCTTAA
- a CDS encoding gliding motility-associated C-terminal domain-containing protein gives MLPSLKTLSTLLPELIPLLLPIRQVALEHKTQAISQPTDIVLSLTPHHATCAQSNGWISSSVSGGTSPYTYLWSNGASTSSITGLLPGNYTVTVTDAALCTKTTSQNITTISGPVVTVDSVKNARCFGQANGAVYISVTGNNGPVTYLWSNAAITQDIVNIAAGNYTVTVTDSTGCVGNKTQIISQPTDIVLSLTPHHATCAQSNGWISSSVSGGTSPYTYLWSNGASTSSISGLLPGNYTVTVTDAALCTKTASQNITTISGPVVTVDSVKNARCFGQANGAVYISVTGNNGPVTYLWSNAAITQDIVNIAAGTYTVTVTDSTGCVGNKTQIITQPLALALNDTITPARCGNPNGSAGVNVTGGTSPYTYLWNTGQSTSLISGLNGGTYTVTVTDSKLCSANRTLVVNNTPSIVISIDTIIHLKCAGQNTGVIKVNVTGGSGPLTYTWTPTQIGTDSIFNLAAGTYKLVVRDSANCRDSINVTINSPTAINSTISSLPETCGINNGKAWVTVSGGTPGYTFLWNNSSTNDTISNLTKGTYSVTIKDANNCSINKNILVDSLGGPAITDSIIHVKCFGENTGAIYITVHGANGPVNYLWSPGGQITQNITSLTAGTYTVTVTDTNSCSSSKSFVVNQPTGLNISFTSVTEKCNMANGSAIAAVGGGTSPYSYVWNNGNTTNNITNLTTGYYTITVTDSNQCTKRDSVFIGHTNGPTITNFSRTLIKCHNDSSGSLTVNVTGGTPFYNYQWSGFPGVNNATLQNIPAGVYSVTVTDVNGCTVNGTDSLQNTPLITITHTLSNASCNLNNGMAQISVTGGATPYIYNWSNGVTGITHVDTLANNFYTVTITDALGCIKTDTFTIQRTPATFVQLTTLNNVTCFGLSNGSIIITPSGGDGNYTYQWSYNNTQTQNLNNIPAGSYDVTVTDGSGCSYTMPDIQVFQPDTLIAQVTTSPAGCTSPTGSATATQTGGVQPYTYLWSNNATSQTINGLSSQIITVTITDNNGCTATNSGIINALSAPVVNISSVQNINCFGGANGFINTSVTGGNQPYNYLWNNGSTTANISNLSAGIYTLTVTDSAQCSTIITQTLTENPQIQFGLSLIAGPCNGGTPAIAITSPSGGVSPLNLLWSDGSTSTSTQAAAGTIMTLTITDNAGCSRDTTFSMLSTNGPQISGIQTTDIICFGDSSGSATVNFSGGALPINIQWIGTFPVQTNATAINLKAGTYTCIVTDVNGCSAQSIANITHLNSLITPTLTITNASCGNNNAQIVVNATGGSGTYQYKLNSGTYSATNTFINLAAGSDSIFVKDSNGCEVFVIATISNIQGPVISVIDSANVSCFGSNDGFIILNVTGAAQPITYSWSDGPTSLTRNNLGPGNYTFTAQDSNNCISVRNFIITEPTAITISEIIPNKNGIYNITCNTLADGEIQVIANGGVPFNSIATYNYQWSISGASGATVTSLTAGPYTVTVTDSLGCSATKSFLLTEPPALNAGTDFTQSICGTDTIVLTGNIPSYGFGKWTIRSGSGLIVNPDSITTQITAIANGVNVFGWVVYDNFCSDTALYVINKKEKIVADGGIDQNVCDNFVFLAAVPPPSGAGVWQSITGNSTIENPSSPATKVENLSPGKNIFVWTITNGSCTASDTVKIAILSPEECYTDVVMPTGFTPNEDGYNDYYVIRGLDNIDNTLTIFNRWGNLVYEKKNYNNNWDGKTNNKQILPDGTYYAILRIPARNLVLKTYIDLRR, from the coding sequence ATGCTGCCATCACTCAAGACATTGTCAACATTGCTGCCGGAACTTATACCGTTACTGTTACCGATTCGACAGGTTGCGCTGGAACATAAAACACAAGCTATTTCTCAACCAACAGACATTGTTCTTTCTTTAACACCACACCATGCAACCTGTGCGCAAAGCAATGGTTGGATTAGTTCTTCCGTATCAGGTGGCACTTCTCCTTACACCTATCTGTGGAGCAATGGTGCCTCTACTTCGTCAATAACAGGGCTGTTGCCGGGCAACTATACTGTTACCGTTACCGATGCAGCACTGTGCACCAAAACCACATCACAAAATATTACTACTATCAGCGGACCTGTGGTGACTGTTGATTCTGTTAAAAATGCACGTTGCTTTGGTCAGGCTAATGGCGCTGTTTATATTTCTGTAACCGGTAACAATGGACCTGTCACTTATTTGTGGAGCAATGCTGCCATCACTCAAGACATTGTCAACATTGCTGCCGGAAATTATACCGTTACTGTTACCGATTCGACAGGTTGTGTTGGAAATAAAACACAAATAATTTCTCAACCAACAGACATTGTTCTTTCTTTAACACCACACCATGCAACCTGTGCGCAAAGCAATGGCTGGATTAGTTCTTCCGTATCGGGCGGCACTTCTCCTTACACCTATCTGTGGAGCAATGGTGCCTCTACTTCGTCAATATCAGGACTGTTGCCGGGCAACTATACTGTTACAGTTACCGATGCTGCGCTATGTACCAAAACTGCATCACAAAATATCACTACCATCAGCGGACCTGTGGTGACTGTTGATTCTGTTAAAAATGCACGTTGCTTTGGTCAGGCTAATGGTGCTGTTTATATTTCTGTAACCGGTAACAACGGACCTGTTACTTATTTGTGGAGTAATGCTGCCATCACTCAAGACATTGTCAACATTGCTGCCGGAACTTATACCGTTACTGTTACCGATTCAACAGGTTGTGTTGGAAATAAAACACAAATAATTACACAACCTTTAGCATTAGCACTAAATGACACAATAACACCGGCACGATGTGGTAATCCAAATGGAAGTGCCGGAGTAAATGTAACAGGAGGCACATCACCCTATACATATCTCTGGAATACAGGACAAAGTACTTCCTTAATATCAGGATTAAACGGAGGTACTTACACAGTTACGGTAACAGACAGCAAACTTTGTTCTGCAAATCGCACACTTGTTGTTAACAACACACCTTCTATAGTTATTTCTATAGACACGATTATACATTTAAAATGTGCAGGTCAAAACACGGGTGTGATTAAAGTTAATGTAACAGGTGGCTCCGGACCATTAACTTACACATGGACACCAACACAAATTGGCACTGATTCTATTTTTAATCTCGCAGCCGGAACCTATAAGTTAGTTGTTAGAGATAGTGCAAATTGCAGGGACTCAATAAATGTAACAATTAATAGCCCGACAGCAATTAATTCAACAATAAGCTCATTACCTGAAACCTGTGGCATTAATAATGGTAAGGCCTGGGTGACAGTTTCCGGAGGAACACCAGGATATACTTTCTTGTGGAATAACAGTTCAACCAATGACACGATTTCTAATTTAACAAAAGGCACATATTCTGTCACAATTAAGGATGCAAACAACTGTAGCATCAATAAAAACATATTGGTAGATTCACTAGGCGGGCCGGCAATTACAGACTCAATAATTCATGTAAAATGTTTTGGAGAAAACACAGGAGCAATCTACATAACCGTTCATGGCGCTAATGGACCTGTTAATTATTTATGGTCTCCTGGTGGTCAAATAACACAAAACATAACAAGTCTGACAGCAGGCACTTATACTGTCACCGTAACAGACACCAACAGCTGCTCTTCATCAAAAAGTTTTGTTGTTAATCAACCCACAGGATTAAATATTTCATTTACATCAGTTACTGAAAAATGCAATATGGCAAACGGCTCAGCCATTGCCGCAGTGGGTGGTGGAACTTCACCTTACTCCTACGTATGGAATAATGGTAATACTACCAACAACATCACTAATTTAACAACAGGATATTACACTATTACCGTTACTGACAGCAATCAATGTACAAAAAGAGATTCAGTTTTTATCGGACATACAAATGGTCCAACAATAACAAACTTTAGTCGCACTTTAATCAAATGCCATAATGATAGCAGTGGCTCTCTTACTGTTAATGTTACAGGGGGTACTCCATTTTATAACTATCAGTGGAGTGGATTCCCTGGAGTTAACAACGCAACACTACAGAATATACCTGCAGGAGTTTATTCAGTAACTGTGACAGATGTTAATGGTTGTACTGTAAATGGAACGGACAGTCTTCAAAACACACCGTTAATAACAATTACGCATACACTCAGCAATGCCTCCTGCAATTTAAATAACGGCATGGCACAGATTAGTGTTACAGGAGGTGCTACCCCATACATTTACAACTGGAGTAATGGTGTTACAGGTATAACGCACGTTGACACTTTAGCCAACAACTTTTATACAGTTACGATAACAGATGCTTTAGGTTGTATCAAGACAGATACATTTACTATACAACGTACACCTGCCACATTTGTACAACTTACAACATTAAATAATGTCACTTGCTTTGGATTAAGTAATGGAAGCATTATTATTACTCCATCAGGAGGTGATGGAAATTATACTTACCAATGGTCATACAATAATACACAAACTCAGAACCTGAATAACATTCCGGCAGGTTCCTATGATGTTACAGTTACTGATGGAAGCGGATGTAGCTATACCATGCCTGATATTCAGGTTTTCCAACCGGATACCTTGATAGCACAAGTTACAACATCACCAGCTGGATGTACTTCCCCTACGGGTAGTGCAACGGCAACTCAAACCGGGGGAGTTCAACCTTACACCTATTTATGGTCAAATAACGCTACATCTCAAACTATCAATGGTCTGTCGAGTCAAATTATTACAGTAACCATTACAGATAATAATGGATGTACAGCAACAAACTCCGGAATAATCAATGCATTATCTGCTCCTGTTGTTAATATTTCAAGTGTTCAAAACATCAATTGCTTTGGAGGTGCAAATGGATTTATTAATACAAGTGTAACAGGAGGAAATCAACCTTACAATTACCTTTGGAATAATGGATCAACCACTGCAAATATCAGTAATCTTTCTGCAGGAATTTACACTCTAACGGTAACGGACTCTGCGCAGTGCAGTACAATAATCACACAAACGCTAACAGAAAATCCGCAAATCCAATTCGGACTATCATTAATTGCAGGTCCATGTAATGGAGGAACTCCGGCCATTGCCATTACATCACCTTCAGGAGGAGTATCTCCATTAAATCTTTTATGGTCAGATGGCAGCACTTCAACATCTACTCAAGCTGCGGCAGGCACTATAATGACCTTAACAATTACTGACAATGCCGGATGCAGTAGAGATACTACATTCAGTATGCTATCTACCAACGGCCCACAGATTTCAGGAATACAAACTACTGACATTATTTGTTTTGGTGACAGCAGTGGTAGTGCAACAGTCAACTTTTCAGGAGGAGCACTTCCAATAAATATTCAATGGATTGGCACATTCCCCGTTCAAACAAATGCAACTGCAATTAATTTAAAAGCCGGAACATATACATGTATTGTAACAGATGTAAATGGTTGTTCAGCACAAAGCATTGCAAATATCACTCACCTGAATTCTTTGATAACACCAACACTTACAATAACAAATGCCAGCTGTGGAAATAACAACGCACAGATTGTTGTTAATGCTACGGGTGGTAGTGGCACTTATCAGTACAAACTTAATAGTGGAACTTATTCTGCAACAAACACATTTATAAATCTTGCAGCAGGATCAGATTCCATTTTTGTAAAAGACAGTAATGGCTGTGAAGTTTTTGTTATTGCAACCATAAGTAACATACAAGGCCCTGTCATATCAGTAATAGATTCTGCTAATGTAAGTTGTTTTGGAAGCAATGATGGTTTTATAATTTTAAATGTAACCGGTGCAGCACAGCCTATAACCTATTCATGGTCTGACGGCCCTACATCTTTAACAAGAAATAATCTTGGGCCCGGCAACTATACATTTACTGCTCAGGATTCAAACAATTGTATATCGGTAAGAAACTTTATAATTACTGAACCTACAGCAATTACAATCAGTGAAATAATTCCAAACAAAAATGGTATTTACAATATTACCTGCAACACACTTGCTGATGGAGAAATTCAGGTAATTGCTAATGGTGGTGTTCCATTTAATTCAATAGCTACTTACAACTATCAGTGGTCAATCAGTGGCGCTTCAGGAGCAACTGTAACAAGCCTTACTGCCGGACCTTATACTGTTACGGTAACAGACTCTTTGGGATGCTCTGCAACAAAATCATTTCTCTTGACTGAGCCCCCTGCTTTAAATGCAGGTACTGATTTTACGCAATCAATTTGTGGTACTGACACTATTGTACTTACAGGAAATATTCCATCCTATGGTTTTGGAAAATGGACAATTCGTAGCGGAAGCGGGCTAATTGTTAATCCGGATTCTATCACTACTCAGATAACAGCAATTGCAAATGGCGTAAATGTTTTTGGCTGGGTAGTCTATGATAATTTCTGTTCAGACACTGCCTTATATGTCATTAACAAAAAAGAAAAAATTGTTGCTGATGGCGGCATTGATCAAAATGTTTGTGACAATTTTGTTTTTCTGGCAGCAGTACCACCACCTTCAGGCGCTGGGGTATGGCAAAGTATAACCGGAAATAGCACAATTGAGAACCCATCATCTCCAGCAACCAAGGTTGAAAATTTAAGTCCCGGTAAAAATATTTTTGTTTGGACAATAACAAATGGTTCATGTACTGCATCCGATACAGTTAAGATAGCTATACTGTCTCCTGAAGAATGTTATACCGATGTTGTAATGCCTACAGGTTTCACACCCAATGAAGATGGATATAACGATTATTATGTTATCAGAGGATTAGACAATATTGACAACACGTTGACCATTTTTAACAGATGGGGAAACTTAGTTTATGAAAAGAAGAACTACAACAACAACTGGGATGGCAAAACTAACAATAAACAAATTTTACCGGATGGCACTTATTATGCCATCTTACGAATACCTGCCAGAAACTTAGTCTTAAAAACATATATTGATTTAAGAAGATAA
- a CDS encoding GTP-binding protein, whose product MQNKKILITGYSQCGKSSIVNRLVKNRFHHSYSEDSQLSIARKELAINKKKVNLVIWTAPGSVSTIKSFKSYYLGSDALIHVIDVNNPSTFSDLDAWISHYQKFLPGTPVYLTCNKIEANINLDCSDFFTQFDCYRTFFTSAKNNFMINEMFQTIAADLLNEPFLHKIKIY is encoded by the coding sequence ATGCAGAATAAAAAAATACTCATCACAGGATATAGTCAGTGCGGCAAAAGTTCTATTGTGAACCGATTGGTGAAAAACAGATTTCATCATTCCTATTCAGAAGACAGTCAGTTAAGTATTGCCAGAAAGGAATTGGCTATAAACAAGAAAAAAGTCAATCTTGTAATCTGGACAGCTCCGGGAAGTGTTTCTACCATAAAATCATTCAAGTCATACTATCTTGGATCAGATGCATTAATCCATGTAATTGACGTAAACAACCCATCTACATTTTCAGATCTTGATGCATGGATTAGTCATTATCAAAAATTCCTTCCGGGCACACCTGTTTATTTAACTTGTAATAAGATTGAAGCAAATATCAATCTTGACTGTAGTGATTTCTTTACTCAGTTCGATTGTTACAGAACTTTTTTTACATCAGCAAAAAACAATTTCATGATTAATGAAATGTTCCAAACAATAGCAGCAGATTTATTAAACGAACCTTTCCTTCATAAAATCAAAATCTATTGA
- a CDS encoding vWA domain-containing protein has protein sequence MHNFRTKGTTSYTMKFLKSINTISILAILLILISADGQSQPSNNSNTKPRQVDVVICMDLSGSTNGLIDNFRDKMWDIINQWQMFTPKPVIRIGLIGFSRYSFHDGSGYIKIISDLTDDYDALSQKMFDIQPYVENGIQFVGAAIGSGVNDMSWSQKPDAVKMMFVMGNGYVNLGRFDFRAQCESAVKSNIEIHTVYCIKNDKQMRQRELPGWEEIAKMTGGQSFQVLVNKRAPLIKEKVNVMALASLNDSLNKTFIPYGKAGVDRLKLMLKADDHAVRSYEAYFYSRLKYKLSDHYTSQMLMWDVTQYKEEYPQSRLSAVRQSVKSNNESSVDLELLAKEFVEKRNSLRASINALFPVGEELRIHNEAIAEEYELENRLDKTMVRAYSQTLLKSGFKE, from the coding sequence ATGCATAATTTCCGTACAAAAGGAACAACATCATACACAATGAAATTTTTAAAATCCATCAATACCATAAGTATCTTAGCAATACTGCTGATATTAATATCGGCTGATGGTCAATCACAACCAAGTAACAATTCAAATACAAAACCCCGTCAGGTTGATGTGGTGATTTGTATGGACCTTAGTGGAAGCACTAATGGACTAATTGATAATTTCAGGGATAAAATGTGGGATATTATTAATCAGTGGCAAATGTTCACTCCCAAACCTGTAATTAGAATAGGGTTGATTGGCTTCTCCAGATATTCCTTTCATGATGGCAGCGGATACATAAAAATCATTTCTGATTTAACTGATGATTATGATGCGTTATCACAAAAAATGTTCGACATACAACCTTATGTAGAGAATGGAATTCAGTTTGTAGGTGCAGCCATAGGTTCAGGGGTTAATGATATGTCATGGAGTCAGAAACCTGATGCAGTTAAAATGATGTTTGTAATGGGTAATGGTTATGTTAACCTTGGAAGGTTCGATTTCAGAGCTCAATGTGAGTCTGCAGTAAAAAGTAATATTGAAATTCATACAGTTTATTGTATTAAAAATGACAAACAGATGCGTCAGCGCGAGTTGCCGGGATGGGAAGAGATAGCTAAGATGACTGGAGGACAATCTTTTCAGGTTTTAGTCAATAAAAGAGCACCTTTAATCAAGGAAAAAGTGAATGTGATGGCATTGGCTTCACTCAATGATTCATTGAATAAAACATTTATACCTTATGGTAAAGCAGGAGTTGACCGACTCAAACTTATGTTAAAGGCTGATGACCATGCTGTGCGATCTTATGAAGCTTATTTTTATTCAAGATTGAAATACAAACTCAGCGACCATTATACTTCACAAATGCTAATGTGGGATGTTACCCAATACAAAGAAGAATATCCTCAGTCACGCCTTTCAGCTGTCAGGCAGTCTGTCAAGTCGAATAATGAATCGTCTGTTGATTTGGAGTTGCTCGCCAAAGAATTTGTAGAAAAAAGAAATAGTCTGCGCGCATCAATCAATGCTTTGTTTCCCGTGGGAGAAGAGCTAAGAATACATAACGAAGCTATTGCCGAAGAGTATGAATTGGAAAACAGGCTTGACAAAACAATGGTACGTGCCTATTCGCAAACGCTTCTTAAATCAGGATTTAAAGAATAA